In the genome of Yersinia enterocolitica, the window GACTTGTTAACGCAAGGCGATATTATTACTCACTGCTATAACGGTAAGCCCAATCGTATTCTGACCCCTGCCGGGACCTTGCGTGATTCTATTCAACGCGCATTGAAACGCGGTGTATTACTGGATGTTGGGCATGGCAGTGCCAGTTTCAGCTTTGATGTTGCCGAACTGGCCATCAAGCAAGGTATTTACCCGCACACCATCAGCTCCGACATCTATTGTCGCAACCGTATTAATGGGCCAGTGCACAGCCTGGCGACGGTGATGTCCAAATTTTTCACCCTCGGTTTGAGCCTTAAACAGGTTATTGCTTGTGTGACAGAAAATGCCGCGCAAGCCCTGAATTTGACTCACAAAGGGATGCTGGCAACGGGCTATGACGCTGACCTGACGATTTTTGAGCTGAAACAGCAACCTCAGCTATTCAGTGATTCAGAAGGTAAATCGCTTACCGGTGAGACATATCTGGTGCCACTGGCGGCGGTCGTTGCTGGTGACGTAGTATTAACTGACGAAGGGAAGTCAAAAGATGTCTTCAGTCTATGAAAAATACCAGTTAAAACATGTAATTAATGCTTCTGGTCGCATGACGATGTTGGGCGTTTCAACGCCACGGCAGGATGTGGTTGAGGCGGTAGATTTGGGCCTAAACCATTACTTCGAAATGAAAGATTTGGTCAATAAGACCGGTGCTTACATTGCTGATTTGCTGAATGTTGAGAGCGCGGTGGTTGTCTCCTGTGCTTCTGCCGGTATTGCTCAGTCGGTCGCTGCGGTGATCGTGAAAGATGATGCCAATTTACTGGTTAATCTACATGCTGCCCCGCGCGCAGTGCCACACGAAATTGTTCTGCCGAAGGGCCATAACGTTAATTTCGGTGCGCCGGTCGATACCATGGTGACGCTGGGGGGAGGCAAAGTGGTGGAAGCCGGTTATGCCAACGAATGTTTACCGGAACAGTTGGAAGCGGCGATCACGCCAAATACTGCGGCGATCTTGTATATAAAATCCCACCATTGTGTGCAAAAAAGCATTCTATCCGTTGAGCAAGCGGTAGTGATTGCGCGCAAGCATCAATTGCCATTAATTGTTGATGCGGCCGCAGAAGAAGACTTGCAATGTTATTACCAGATGGGTGCAGATTTGGTGATTTACAGCGGTGCCAAAGCTATTGAAGGGCCAACCAGCGGGCTGGTGTTAGGCAAGAAAACCTATATTGATTGGGTGAAGTTGCAATCAAGTGGTATTGGCCGGGCGATGAAAGTGGGTAAAGAGGGTATTCTCGGCCTGACCCGTGCTATTGAAAGCTATATGACGCTGGAAAAAGAGACCGGCCAGCAAATGGTAGAAAAAATGACACCATTTATCAGTCAGTTAAATACCATTGACGGCGTGTCTGCGAAAGTGGTTTGGGATGCTGCCGGGCGTGATATTGCCCGTACTGAAATCAGTTTTGATGAAGCTAAAATGGGGCGCTCGACACCGGATCTGGTGGATGCGCTGAAAAATGGCGATATTGCTATCTACTTCCGCGCCTATAAAGCTAATGAAGGCAAAATTGAAGTGGATGTGCGCAGTGTCACGCCATCACAACTCGAGATAATTTATACCTGCATTAACCGCCTGGCTAAGGGAGCCTGACCAATGAAACTGACCCCGAATTATTACCGTGACCGGGTGTGCCTGAATGTGTTAGCCGGTTCAAAAGAGAATGCACGCGAGATTTATCAAGCCGCTGAAGGCCATGTCCTGGTGGGGGTGCTATCGAAGAACTATTCTGATGTCGACAGCGCAGTCAAAGATATGCGCGAATACGCGGCTGTTATCGATAATGCCCTGTCGGTAGGGTTGGGCGCGGGGGATCCGAAGCAATCAACAATGGTCAGCCAGATTTCACAGCAGGTGCAACCGCAACATGTGA includes:
- a CDS encoding SelA-like pyridoxal phosphate-dependent enzyme gives rise to the protein MSSVYEKYQLKHVINASGRMTMLGVSTPRQDVVEAVDLGLNHYFEMKDLVNKTGAYIADLLNVESAVVVSCASAGIAQSVAAVIVKDDANLLVNLHAAPRAVPHEIVLPKGHNVNFGAPVDTMVTLGGGKVVEAGYANECLPEQLEAAITPNTAAILYIKSHHCVQKSILSVEQAVVIARKHQLPLIVDAAAEEDLQCYYQMGADLVIYSGAKAIEGPTSGLVLGKKTYIDWVKLQSSGIGRAMKVGKEGILGLTRAIESYMTLEKETGQQMVEKMTPFISQLNTIDGVSAKVVWDAAGRDIARTEISFDEAKMGRSTPDLVDALKNGDIAIYFRAYKANEGKIEVDVRSVTPSQLEIIYTCINRLAKGA